A portion of the Paenibacillus hamazuiensis genome contains these proteins:
- the ymfI gene encoding elongation factor P 5-aminopentanone reductase: MTFNKPFTEQTVLITGGSRGIGAAIAERFASIGMNVIIHYLQSHESANAVARNCMKHGANVLTVTADLRSKEQILRMQDKIIHHGFAPDVVVNNAGISHYGLLSDVSEQDWDEVMGVNLKGVFLVTQAFMPHMIRQKYGRFINVSSIWGISGASCEVVYSTAKGGINAFTKALAKELAPSNITVNAVAPGAVDTMMMSGFNADEKAALQNEIPAGRFGSPEEIASLVYFLALPESGYITGQIISPNGGWHT; encoded by the coding sequence ATGACGTTTAATAAACCGTTCACCGAACAGACGGTGCTCATTACCGGGGGCAGCCGCGGCATCGGAGCGGCTATTGCGGAGCGCTTCGCATCGATCGGCATGAACGTGATCATTCATTATTTGCAGTCCCACGAATCGGCGAACGCGGTGGCGCGAAACTGCATGAAACATGGAGCAAACGTCCTGACGGTCACGGCGGACCTTCGTTCGAAGGAGCAAATTTTGCGCATGCAGGATAAAATTATCCACCACGGCTTCGCTCCCGATGTCGTCGTCAACAATGCGGGAATATCCCATTACGGGCTTTTATCCGATGTGAGCGAGCAGGACTGGGACGAGGTGATGGGAGTCAATTTGAAAGGCGTATTTCTCGTCACCCAGGCGTTTATGCCGCATATGATCCGGCAAAAATACGGACGGTTTATCAATGTCTCTTCCATTTGGGGCATTTCCGGCGCATCGTGCGAAGTCGTTTATTCGACGGCCAAAGGGGGCATCAATGCCTTCACCAAAGCGCTTGCCAAAGAGCTTGCCCCGTCGAACATTACCGTCAATGCGGTGGCTCCGGGAGCCGTCGACACGATGATGATGTCCGGCTTCAATGCAGATGAGAAAGCGGCGCTGCAAAACGAAATTCCTGCAGGCCGCTTCGGCTCTCCCGAGGAAATCGCTTCGCTCGTCTATTTTTTGGCGCTGCCTGAATCCGGCTACATTACCGGGCAAATCATCAGTCCGAACGGCGGATGGCACACGTAG
- a CDS encoding YajQ family cyclic di-GMP-binding protein — MSSENSFDIVSQLDMQELNNAVNQALKEIETRFDFKGSKSSIAIEKNELVLVSDDEFKLQNVIDILHSKMAKRGISLKNLEYSKVEPAASSTVRQRVKLKQGIDQDNAKKINVLIRDSKLKVKSQIQGDQIRVSGKNKDDLQQVMQLLRKADLPLELQFVNFR; from the coding sequence ATGAGCAGTGAAAATTCATTTGACATCGTATCCCAGCTCGATATGCAGGAGCTGAACAACGCAGTGAACCAGGCTCTGAAGGAAATCGAAACACGGTTTGATTTTAAAGGCAGCAAGAGCAGCATCGCGATCGAAAAGAACGAACTTGTACTCGTCTCGGACGACGAGTTCAAGCTGCAAAACGTCATTGATATTTTGCACTCGAAGATGGCAAAACGGGGTATCTCGCTGAAAAACCTCGAATACAGCAAAGTGGAGCCTGCCGCATCCAGTACGGTAAGACAGCGGGTGAAGCTCAAGCAGGGTATCGATCAGGATAACGCGAAGAAAATCAACGTGCTCATTCGCGATTCGAAGCTGAAGGTGAAGAGTCAAATTCAAGGAGACCAGATTCGCGTTTCCGGCAAAAACAAAGACGACCTGCAGCAGGTGATGCAGCTTTTGCGCAAGGCGGATTTGCCTCTCGAGCTGCAATTTGTCAATTTCCGTTAA
- the rimO gene encoding 30S ribosomal protein S12 methylthiotransferase RimO, with product MTEKVKVVTLGCEKNLVDSEIMSGLVDQRGYTLVADKEEATVIIVNTCGFIDAAKEESVNTILDMAELKQTGNLKALIVSGCLTQRYKEELMKEMPEIDGIVGTGDFHKINDIIDEALAGKKPILVGNPVFNYDQPLPRRVTTPRYTAYVKIAEGCDNACTFCSIPIMRGKFRSRTMEAVIEEARQLASQGVKEISLIAQDSTNYGTDLYDRFMLPTLMNKVSEVPGIEWVRLHYAYPGFFSDELIETIAANPKICKYVDMPLQHSSDAILKRMRRPGRQRDSKELIQKIRERIPGVSLRTSIIVGFPGETEQDFEELKQFIQDVQFDRLGVFAYSQEEDTPASRLPDQIPDDVKEFRANTLMEIQREIAKERNGQRIGEVVDVLIERYDGRNDVYVGRTQYDAPEIDGEVFVTGAKLDIGQLAKVRITHSFEFDLSGEVVA from the coding sequence ATGACAGAGAAAGTGAAAGTGGTTACGCTCGGCTGTGAAAAAAACTTGGTCGATTCCGAGATTATGTCCGGTTTGGTAGATCAGCGGGGATATACGCTCGTGGCCGATAAAGAAGAAGCGACCGTAATCATTGTCAATACATGCGGTTTTATTGATGCGGCCAAGGAAGAATCGGTCAATACGATTCTCGACATGGCGGAACTGAAGCAAACTGGAAACCTAAAGGCGCTGATCGTTTCCGGCTGCTTGACCCAGCGCTACAAGGAAGAGCTAATGAAAGAGATGCCTGAAATCGACGGTATCGTCGGCACCGGGGATTTTCATAAAATCAACGACATTATCGACGAAGCGCTCGCCGGCAAGAAGCCGATCCTGGTCGGCAATCCGGTGTTCAACTACGATCAGCCGCTGCCGCGGCGCGTGACGACTCCACGTTACACCGCTTATGTGAAAATCGCCGAAGGCTGTGACAACGCATGTACGTTTTGCAGCATTCCGATCATGCGCGGCAAATTCCGCAGCCGCACGATGGAAGCGGTGATTGAGGAAGCCCGGCAGCTTGCTTCGCAAGGCGTCAAAGAAATCAGCCTGATCGCCCAGGATTCGACGAATTACGGAACGGATCTGTACGATCGCTTTATGCTGCCGACGCTGATGAATAAAGTGAGCGAAGTGCCGGGCATCGAGTGGGTGCGTCTGCATTATGCGTACCCGGGCTTTTTCTCCGATGAATTGATCGAAACGATCGCGGCGAATCCGAAAATTTGCAAGTACGTCGATATGCCTCTGCAGCACAGCTCGGATGCGATTTTAAAGCGGATGAGAAGGCCGGGCAGACAGCGCGATTCCAAAGAGCTGATTCAAAAAATCCGCGAGCGTATCCCTGGGGTTTCCCTTCGCACGTCCATTATCGTCGGATTTCCGGGCGAAACGGAGCAGGATTTTGAAGAGCTTAAGCAGTTTATACAGGATGTACAGTTCGACCGTCTCGGCGTTTTCGCTTATTCGCAGGAAGAAGATACGCCGGCATCGCGTTTGCCGGATCAGATCCCGGACGACGTGAAGGAGTTCCGCGCCAATACGCTGATGGAGATTCAGCGGGAAATCGCCAAAGAGCGCAACGGACAGCGGATCGGCGAGGTCGTTGACGTACTGATCGAACGTTATGACGGGCGAAACGACGTGTACGTAGGACGGACGCAATACGACGCGCCGGAAATCGACGGGGAAGTCTTCGTTACGGGGGCAAAACTTGACATCGGACAATTGGCCAAGGTACGCATCACTCACTCGTTTGAGTTTGACCTATCCGGGGAGGTTGTGGCATGA
- a CDS encoding DUF3243 domain-containing protein codes for MATVLKVFERWKEFLGQRVTQAEQAGMTEETISKLAFQIGEFLSDKVDPENKEERVLKELWDVGDEQERKCLAKMMVKLAKTNA; via the coding sequence ATGGCAACTGTGCTGAAAGTGTTCGAGCGTTGGAAAGAATTCCTCGGTCAGCGCGTCACTCAAGCGGAACAAGCCGGTATGACGGAAGAAACGATCTCCAAGTTGGCATTCCAAATCGGTGAGTTTCTTTCCGATAAAGTCGATCCGGAAAACAAGGAAGAGCGCGTATTGAAGGAGCTTTGGGACGTCGGCGACGAGCAGGAGCGCAAATGTCTCGCCAAAATGATGGTCAAACTGGCAAAAACGAACGCATAA
- a CDS encoding helix-turn-helix domain-containing protein: protein MSELGLLLKKARVERKISLDDLQEVTKIRKAYLEAIEEGNYKVLPGNFYVRAFIKSYAEAVGLDPNEVVRMYQNVIPAPAPEANIETMTKPRVSSRNTERFSKWASNIMMISFVILILGIIYYYVNANYENSTKGQPAGGTQRITDKTEGAAPAPSAAGSSIALSEPKKAPVPTPTPTPVTKPEVKLVSSERGVDYYAVTNSGKLTIELKVTGDACWAEVDSVAGEKKLIEQGTFTNGQAKSWEVDGSAYMILGKANAVEVKVNGTSINVGDAPNVKRFQFDLQKS from the coding sequence GTGTCCGAGCTCGGACTGTTACTGAAAAAAGCAAGAGTGGAGCGGAAAATTTCGCTGGACGATCTGCAGGAAGTGACGAAAATCCGCAAAGCTTATTTGGAAGCGATTGAAGAAGGCAATTACAAGGTGCTTCCCGGCAACTTTTATGTGCGGGCGTTCATTAAAAGTTATGCGGAAGCCGTCGGTCTCGACCCGAACGAAGTCGTGCGGATGTACCAGAATGTCATTCCGGCGCCCGCCCCGGAAGCGAACATCGAGACGATGACCAAGCCGAGGGTCAGCTCGCGGAATACGGAAAGATTCAGCAAATGGGCGTCCAATATTATGATGATCTCCTTCGTCATTCTGATCCTCGGGATTATTTATTATTACGTGAACGCCAACTACGAAAATTCGACCAAAGGCCAGCCCGCCGGCGGTACCCAGCGCATCACCGATAAGACGGAAGGAGCGGCTCCGGCTCCAAGTGCGGCGGGCAGCTCGATAGCGCTCTCCGAGCCCAAGAAGGCACCGGTTCCCACGCCGACTCCCACGCCCGTCACCAAACCGGAGGTGAAGCTGGTCAGCAGCGAACGCGGCGTCGATTACTATGCGGTGACAAACTCCGGCAAACTTACGATCGAACTGAAAGTAACCGGCGATGCTTGTTGGGCCGAGGTGGACTCGGTGGCAGGCGAGAAGAAGCTGATCGAGCAGGGCACCTTTACGAACGGCCAAGCCAAATCGTGGGAGGTTGACGGTTCCGCGTATATGATTTTGGGCAAAGCTAATGCAGTGGAGGTCAAAGTGAACGGGACGTCCATCAACGTAGGCGATGCGCCCAACGTCAAACGGTTTCAGTTCGATCTGCAAAAATCGTAA
- a CDS encoding DUF3388 domain-containing protein: METKQWYMEYKIHKNRPGLLGDIASLMGMLDINIVTINGVEDRTRGMLLQTNDDEKIEIMGKMLKKVDNITVNALRTPKLVDILAVRHGRYIERDSDDRKTFRFTREELGLLVDFLGEIFKREGNQVIGLRGMPRVGKTESIIAGSVCAKKRWTFVSSTLLRQTVRSQMSEDELNPNNVFIIDGIVSTIRSNEKHYGLLQEVMAMPSTKVIEHPDIFIRESEYTYDTFDYIVELRNTPDEEISYETFTSGFDEY; encoded by the coding sequence TTGGAAACGAAACAATGGTACATGGAATATAAAATACATAAAAACCGTCCCGGGTTGCTCGGGGACATCGCTTCCCTGATGGGGATGCTGGATATCAATATCGTGACGATCAACGGGGTGGAGGACCGCACCCGCGGCATGCTGCTGCAAACCAACGATGATGAAAAAATTGAAATTATGGGTAAAATGTTGAAAAAAGTAGATAATATTACTGTGAACGCTTTGCGCACGCCGAAACTTGTCGATATACTCGCGGTCAGACACGGCCGTTACATCGAACGTGATTCCGACGATCGCAAGACGTTCCGGTTTACCCGGGAAGAGCTGGGGCTTTTGGTCGATTTTCTCGGCGAAATTTTCAAACGCGAAGGCAACCAGGTGATCGGGCTTCGCGGGATGCCGCGCGTCGGCAAAACCGAATCGATCATTGCCGGCAGCGTTTGCGCCAAAAAACGGTGGACGTTCGTTTCCTCCACGCTGCTGCGGCAAACGGTTCGCAGCCAAATGTCGGAAGACGAGCTTAACCCGAACAATGTTTTCATAATCGACGGCATCGTTTCGACGATCCGCTCCAACGAAAAACATTACGGTCTGCTTCAGGAAGTGATGGCGATGCCGTCCACCAAAGTGATTGAGCATCCGGATATTTTTATCCGCGAATCGGAATATACTTATGATACGTTTGACTATATCGTAGAGCTGCGCAATACGCCGGACGAAGAAATTTCGTACGAAACCTTTACGAGCGGCTTCGACGAATATTAA
- the yfmF gene encoding EF-P 5-aminopentanol modification-associated protein YfmF, with product MKTIQFERGTVRQMRIHVLPTDQFKTFAISVYLGLPLAEQAVTPTALIPFVLRRGTQAYPETKQFRERLDDMYGAGLGFDIYKRGDYQIVQFRMDVIQDRFVSSNEPLLKQALQFLGQTLTEPVLEKGQFRSKYVDSEKTTLQKRLEAIINDKIRYAAERCIEEMCKNEPYRLHPLGKIEALQEIDAKSLYEHYQSWLKTAPIDIYIVGSTTLEEVTPLIEQYFRTDRSTAATYALRSTNPEVSEVKEVVERLDVNQGKLNMGLRSYITYADEEYPVALMYNGILGGYPHAKLFTNVREKASLAYYASSRLDGHKGIMTIQSGIEIGNYEKAVSIIKQQLVSMEQGDISDTELNQTKAMITNQLYEIQDSAFETIGFDFNNVLSGASRTVPTLIEAVERVGKQEIRQMAGRVKLDTIYFLRDRKGE from the coding sequence TTGAAAACGATTCAATTTGAGCGCGGCACCGTCCGTCAAATGCGCATTCACGTTTTGCCGACCGATCAGTTTAAAACTTTCGCCATTTCCGTATATCTCGGGCTTCCGCTGGCGGAGCAAGCGGTGACGCCGACAGCGTTAATTCCTTTCGTACTCCGCCGCGGCACGCAGGCCTACCCCGAAACCAAGCAGTTCCGCGAGCGTCTCGACGATATGTACGGAGCGGGACTCGGCTTCGATATTTACAAACGCGGGGATTACCAGATCGTCCAATTCCGGATGGACGTCATTCAGGACCGGTTCGTCTCATCCAACGAACCGCTTTTGAAGCAGGCGCTGCAATTTTTGGGACAGACGCTCACCGAACCCGTCCTGGAAAAAGGACAATTTCGCAGCAAATACGTGGATTCGGAAAAAACGACGCTTCAGAAACGGCTGGAAGCGATTATCAATGACAAAATTCGCTACGCGGCGGAACGCTGCATTGAAGAAATGTGCAAAAACGAGCCTTATCGGCTTCATCCACTCGGCAAAATCGAAGCGCTGCAGGAAATTGACGCAAAGTCGCTCTACGAGCATTATCAGTCGTGGTTAAAAACGGCGCCAATCGATATTTACATCGTCGGAAGCACGACGCTGGAAGAAGTAACGCCGCTCATCGAGCAATATTTCCGGACGGATCGCAGCACGGCGGCCACTTATGCGCTGAGGTCGACCAATCCGGAAGTGAGCGAAGTGAAAGAGGTTGTCGAGCGGCTCGATGTGAATCAGGGCAAGCTCAATATGGGCCTGCGCTCCTACATAACGTATGCGGACGAGGAGTATCCGGTAGCTCTGATGTATAACGGCATTCTCGGAGGATATCCGCACGCCAAGCTGTTCACCAACGTCCGGGAAAAAGCAAGTCTTGCTTACTATGCGTCTTCCCGGTTGGACGGTCATAAAGGCATCATGACGATTCAATCCGGCATTGAAATCGGCAATTATGAGAAAGCCGTATCGATCATCAAGCAGCAGCTTGTGTCCATGGAGCAGGGCGACATATCCGATACGGAGCTCAATCAAACGAAAGCGATGATCACGAACCAATTGTACGAAATTCAGGATTCCGCGTTCGAAACGATCGGGTTCGATTTTAACAATGTGCTGTCCGGAGCTTCCCGAACGGTACCGACGCTGATCGAAGCCGTGGAACGCGTGGGCAAGCAGGAAATCCGGCAAATGGCCGGCCGCGTCAAGCTGGATACGATCTATTTTTTACGGGATCGGAAGGGGGAATAG
- the pgsA gene encoding CDP-diacylglycerol--glycerol-3-phosphate 3-phosphatidyltransferase, with protein MNLANRITLARIFLVPIIMFFLLVKVKFPHIRVEQFSITYNQIIAALIFIIAASTDSLDGYIARKRKLVTNLGKLLDPLADKLLVSAVLVSLVEMGKLDAWIAIVIISREFAITGLRQIALLEGLVMAASKWGKWKTAAQITAIISLLINNFPFAFINFRFDLFASWVAVIITIYSGIDYFVKNKHVINFSDEQK; from the coding sequence ATGAACCTGGCCAACCGGATCACTTTGGCGAGGATTTTTTTGGTGCCGATCATCATGTTTTTTTTGCTGGTCAAGGTGAAATTTCCTCATATCAGAGTGGAGCAGTTCAGCATCACCTACAATCAAATCATCGCCGCGCTTATTTTTATTATCGCTGCCAGCACGGACAGCCTCGACGGATACATCGCGCGGAAGCGAAAGCTCGTTACCAATCTGGGGAAGCTGCTTGATCCCCTGGCGGATAAGCTTCTCGTTTCCGCCGTTTTGGTATCTTTGGTCGAAATGGGCAAGCTGGACGCATGGATCGCCATCGTGATCATCAGCAGGGAATTCGCGATTACGGGGCTTAGGCAAATCGCTCTGTTGGAGGGGCTTGTCATGGCTGCGAGCAAATGGGGAAAATGGAAGACGGCGGCGCAAATTACCGCCATCATATCGCTATTGATTAACAATTTCCCGTTTGCTTTCATCAATTTCCGCTTTGACCTATTTGCCAGCTGGGTTGCCGTAATCATCACGATTTACTCGGGAATCGACTACTTCGTGAAAAACAAACATGTGATCAATTTTAGCGACGAGCAAAAGTAG
- the sleB gene encoding spore cortex-lytic enzyme produces the protein MNKRLIIITFCVVTLLFGGYQLKQSMNSKMTFENWDIRYGAVGKDVYELQGRLKHLGFYTGDVDGDFGYRTLRSVKWFQSEFGLPVDGVVGDKTKLKLWEATKDWKPTAADLPPSVVGGGGGGGGGGAGNAAGAEAPTNVTPVNQMGLSEQDLNLMANAVHGEARGEPYIGQVAVAAVILNRVQSPSFPNTVSGVIFQPGAFTAVADGQIWLTPNETSKKAVRDALNGWDPTGEALYYFNPDTATSKWIWSRPQIKRIGKHIFCK, from the coding sequence ATGAACAAACGATTGATCATTATCACGTTTTGCGTGGTCACCTTGCTTTTCGGCGGCTATCAGCTCAAGCAAAGCATGAACTCGAAGATGACCTTCGAGAACTGGGATATCCGATATGGCGCCGTAGGCAAAGACGTATATGAGCTTCAAGGGCGACTTAAACATTTGGGTTTCTATACCGGGGATGTGGACGGCGATTTCGGATATAGAACACTAAGATCCGTGAAATGGTTTCAATCCGAATTCGGACTGCCCGTAGACGGCGTTGTCGGAGACAAAACGAAGCTAAAGCTGTGGGAGGCTACCAAAGATTGGAAGCCGACAGCGGCGGACCTGCCTCCATCTGTCGTAGGCGGTGGCGGTGGCGGAGGAGGAGGCGGAGCAGGGAATGCCGCAGGGGCAGAAGCTCCGACCAATGTGACCCCTGTCAATCAAATGGGCTTATCCGAACAGGATTTAAATTTGATGGCCAATGCCGTACACGGAGAAGCCCGTGGCGAGCCATATATCGGTCAAGTAGCGGTGGCGGCGGTTATTTTGAACAGGGTGCAATCCCCGAGCTTTCCGAACACGGTTTCCGGCGTTATTTTCCAGCCGGGCGCATTTACAGCGGTGGCCGACGGACAAATTTGGCTGACGCCGAACGAAACTTCGAAGAAAGCGGTCAGAGACGCATTAAACGGATGGGACCCGACGGGAGAAGCGCTGTATTACTTTAACCCGGATACGGCCACATCGAAATGGATTTGGTCCCGACCGCAAATCAAACGAATCGGCAAACACATTTTCTGCAAATAA
- a CDS encoding competence/damage-inducible protein A: protein MKAEIIAVGTELLLGQIVNTNAQYLASACADIGVNVYFQTVVGDNPSRIKEALSIAKNRAELIICTGGLGPTQDDLTKDVLAEFVGDRLVMHRPSMDKIEELFRSRGIPMVESNARQALMLEGGDPLLNDNGLAVGVGVTHEGTHYILLPGPPREMKVMFDNYANPWIRQKMGGVNPLFSKVLRFIGIGESNLEHELIDLIETQSDPSIAPYAKEGEVMIRLTTRAAGEAQADEKIAPVEREIRSRLGQYIYADEDIPIERAVLRLLQEKGQTLSVAESCTGGLLGDLITAIPGSSQAFVGGIICYSNGLKNKLLGVPMELMEGPDAPGAVSAETAVLLAQNVRLTTGSDFGVAITGVAGPGESERKPAGTVYVAVAHSGGTNVELLKLSGNRETNKLRSAKNALYQLWKVLKQV, encoded by the coding sequence GTGAAAGCGGAAATCATTGCGGTCGGAACCGAGCTTTTGCTCGGACAAATCGTCAACACGAACGCGCAATATTTGGCTTCGGCCTGCGCGGATATCGGAGTAAACGTTTACTTTCAAACCGTTGTCGGCGACAACCCGAGTCGGATCAAAGAGGCGCTAAGCATCGCCAAAAATCGCGCCGAGCTTATTATTTGCACCGGCGGCCTCGGCCCGACGCAGGACGATTTGACGAAAGATGTGCTGGCCGAATTTGTCGGCGATCGGCTCGTCATGCACCGGCCGTCCATGGACAAGATAGAGGAGCTGTTTCGCTCGCGCGGCATCCCGATGGTAGAAAGCAATGCGAGACAAGCGCTGATGCTGGAAGGCGGCGATCCTCTGCTGAACGACAACGGCCTTGCCGTCGGCGTCGGGGTTACTCACGAAGGCACTCATTACATACTGCTGCCGGGTCCTCCCCGGGAAATGAAAGTGATGTTCGACAATTACGCCAATCCATGGATACGGCAAAAGATGGGCGGCGTAAATCCGCTGTTCTCGAAAGTGCTGCGGTTTATCGGCATTGGAGAATCGAACCTGGAGCACGAGCTGATTGATTTGATCGAAACGCAGTCGGATCCTTCAATCGCTCCTTATGCCAAAGAAGGAGAAGTGATGATCCGGCTGACGACCCGCGCAGCGGGCGAAGCGCAAGCCGACGAGAAGATCGCTCCCGTGGAACGGGAAATTCGCAGCAGGCTCGGGCAGTATATCTATGCGGATGAGGACATTCCGATCGAGCGAGCGGTGCTTCGGCTTTTGCAGGAGAAAGGGCAGACGCTGTCCGTCGCGGAAAGCTGCACCGGCGGGCTGCTGGGCGATCTGATCACGGCCATACCGGGAAGCTCGCAAGCTTTTGTCGGAGGAATCATCTGCTACTCCAACGGGCTCAAAAACAAGCTGCTGGGCGTCCCTATGGAGCTGATGGAAGGTCCGGACGCTCCCGGCGCGGTGAGCGCGGAGACGGCCGTTTTGCTGGCGCAAAACGTTCGCCTTACGACGGGCTCCGATTTCGGGGTGGCGATTACCGGCGTAGCGGGACCGGGAGAGTCGGAACGCAAACCGGCCGGAACGGTATATGTCGCCGTAGCCCACAGCGGCGGTACGAACGTGGAATTGCTCAAACTTTCCGGCAACCGGGAAACGAATAAACTGAGGTCGGCTAAAAACGCGCTTTATCAATTATGGAAAGTGCTGAAGCAAGTTTGA
- the yfmH gene encoding EF-P 5-aminopentanol modification-associated protein YfmH: protein MQVLPYTHVDETLYYEQMPNGLKVYVLPKEGFRKTYATFSTKYGSIDNHFRVGGGQDIRVPDGIAHFLEHKMFEEPTGDVFATFASQGASANAFTSFDRTTYLFSATGSIMENLETLVNFVQNPYFTDENVEKEKGIIGQEINMYRDNPDWRSYFGLIEAMYQVHPVHIDIAGTIESISQITKETLYDCYNTFYHPSNMSLFVVGGVEPERIFQFIRDNQAKKNYGPQGRIERYFDPEPTAVGEKKRVSTLPVSLPKCLFGCKEPEHGLAGAALLKRELATKLMMDIMLSASSSLYQSLYDDNLISDNFGHEYNISEQYAFSIIGGDTKDPDQMIDRIRQAIDRAKEKGIDASDFERSRRKRIGSFLRQLNSPEAIANEFTKYQFKGIELFDILPVYEQMTLDDVNERLRQHFDWNQLAISIVKSERHDV from the coding sequence ATGCAAGTGCTGCCATATACTCATGTAGACGAAACGTTATACTACGAGCAAATGCCGAACGGGCTAAAGGTATACGTCCTGCCGAAGGAAGGCTTTCGCAAAACGTATGCGACGTTTTCGACCAAATACGGCTCCATCGACAACCATTTTCGGGTGGGAGGCGGTCAAGATATCCGGGTTCCGGACGGCATCGCCCATTTTCTTGAGCATAAAATGTTCGAGGAGCCGACAGGCGACGTATTTGCCACGTTCGCTTCGCAGGGCGCTTCGGCCAATGCGTTTACGAGCTTTGACCGCACGACGTATTTGTTTTCCGCCACCGGCTCGATCATGGAAAACCTGGAAACGCTCGTCAACTTCGTGCAAAATCCTTATTTTACCGATGAAAATGTGGAAAAAGAAAAAGGCATCATCGGCCAGGAGATCAATATGTACCGCGATAACCCGGACTGGCGTTCCTATTTCGGGCTGATCGAAGCGATGTATCAGGTGCATCCCGTGCATATCGACATCGCCGGTACGATCGAGTCGATCTCTCAAATCACCAAGGAGACGCTGTACGATTGCTATAACACGTTTTACCATCCAAGCAATATGAGCCTTTTTGTCGTCGGCGGCGTCGAGCCGGAGCGCATTTTCCAGTTCATCCGGGACAATCAGGCGAAAAAAAATTACGGGCCGCAAGGCCGAATCGAACGGTACTTCGATCCGGAGCCTACGGCCGTCGGCGAGAAGAAGCGGGTATCCACGCTTCCGGTATCGCTGCCCAAATGTTTGTTCGGCTGCAAGGAGCCGGAGCATGGATTGGCCGGAGCGGCTCTGCTCAAGCGGGAGCTGGCCACCAAGCTGATGATGGATATTATGCTGAGCGCCAGCTCGTCGCTCTACCAGTCGCTGTATGACGACAATCTGATCTCCGACAACTTCGGCCACGAGTACAATATCAGCGAGCAATATGCGTTTTCGATCATCGGGGGGGATACGAAAGATCCGGACCAAATGATCGATCGGATCCGCCAAGCCATCGACCGGGCGAAGGAGAAAGGGATCGACGCATCGGATTTCGAACGCAGCCGCCGCAAGCGAATCGGCAGCTTTTTGCGCCAGCTCAACTCGCCGGAAGCGATCGCCAACGAATTTACGAAATACCAATTTAAAGGTATTGAACTGTTCGATATTTTGCCGGTTTATGAGCAGATGACGCTGGATGATGTGAATGAAAGGCTGCGGCAGCATTTCGACTGGAACCAGTTGGCGATCTCGATTGTGAAAAGTGAGCGGCATGACGTTTAA